A section of the Candidatus Thermoplasmatota archaeon genome encodes:
- a CDS encoding signal recognition particle subunit SRP19/SEC65 family protein, whose amino-acid sequence MVSKKEGKYVIWQHYFDNSYPRALRKVPKKLAVKEPDIKKIADCAKALGLEPIVEEARYPKFWWKKNYRVIVAKKWKKTELLRKMGEKLIEFY is encoded by the coding sequence ATGGTATCTAAAAAAGAGGGAAAATATGTTATATGGCAACATTATTTTGACAACTCTTACCCAAGAGCTCTAAGAAAAGTGCCTAAAAAACTAGCTGTAAAAGAGCCTGACATTAAGAAAATAGCTGATTGTGCTAAGGCGCTTGGACTAGAGCCTATAGTTGAGGAAGCGCGCTATCCAAAATTCTGGTGGAAAAAGAACTATCGAGTGATTGTAGCTAAAAAATGGAAAAAAACTGAGTTATTAAGAAAGATGGGTGAAAAATTGATAGAGTTTTATTAA
- the argS gene encoding arginine--tRNA ligase — protein MNSALEILELELKSILTKALTNLKLAKPEILEFSTPPPNLGDYAFACFELAKEKPERIAEMLSKEILKYKSKFIDRVEVVGAYVNFFINYDKLKELVIKSALELKERYGWQAPKHDKIILEHTSANPTGPIHVGRARNSIIGDTLARVLRANGYEVETQYYVNDMGKQVGILVWGLDNIKLEKTEPKAMAKSDHELVKYYQEASKLLEAMPQLESEIDKLLQLYEGNDTKTKAKVRSCCEKVLHGNIETLAKLNIKLDKYVWESDFIGTTREVLSNLRSSKLCREEAGAYYLDLSSGKLFITRKDSTTLYATRDLAYHLYKFKNCTHAINVLGEDHKLEALQLEEALKVLGCSNKPEVIFYSFVSLPEGRLSTRKGRVVYTDDLIEEAIARAYLEVKKRRKKFDKHEFKKISEADLKKIAAIIGIGAIRYNIIRVQNEKPIIFKWEEAISFEGNSAPFVQYSHARACSILSKSKGYYKNKIELSLLKERQELELVKILARFPKVIKDVGSSRKVYKLANYVFELATQFNQFYRDVPVLKAEPKELRDARLALVDATRIVLRNALELLGIEAPEEM, from the coding sequence ATGAACTCAGCACTGGAAATTTTAGAGCTTGAGCTGAAATCTATACTTACAAAAGCTCTAACTAATCTCAAGCTAGCTAAGCCCGAAATTTTAGAATTTAGCACTCCTCCGCCAAACCTTGGCGACTATGCTTTCGCTTGCTTCGAGCTCGCAAAAGAAAAGCCTGAAAGAATCGCAGAAATGCTAAGTAAAGAAATTCTAAAGTACAAATCAAAGTTCATTGATAGAGTGGAAGTAGTTGGCGCTTACGTAAATTTTTTTATCAATTATGATAAGCTGAAAGAGCTTGTGATTAAGAGCGCTTTAGAATTAAAAGAAAGATACGGCTGGCAAGCGCCAAAGCATGACAAAATTATTTTAGAGCATACCTCTGCAAATCCTACAGGGCCAATACATGTGGGGAGAGCCAGAAACTCAATAATCGGTGATACTCTCGCAAGAGTTCTACGCGCTAATGGTTACGAGGTGGAGACTCAATATTATGTGAACGATATGGGTAAGCAGGTAGGTATTTTAGTATGGGGTTTAGATAATATAAAGCTTGAAAAAACTGAGCCTAAAGCTATGGCTAAGTCAGACCATGAGCTTGTAAAGTATTATCAAGAGGCAAGCAAACTTTTGGAGGCGATGCCACAGCTTGAAAGTGAAATAGACAAACTATTACAGCTTTACGAGGGGAATGATACTAAGACAAAAGCTAAAGTTAGAAGCTGTTGTGAAAAAGTATTGCATGGTAATATAGAGACTTTAGCTAAACTCAATATAAAACTTGATAAATACGTATGGGAATCTGATTTTATAGGGACGACTCGCGAGGTATTGAGCAATTTAAGAAGTTCCAAACTATGCAGAGAAGAAGCAGGCGCTTACTATCTAGATTTGAGTTCAGGTAAACTTTTTATTACTCGCAAAGACAGTACCACACTCTATGCTACAAGAGATTTAGCCTACCATTTGTATAAATTTAAAAACTGTACTCACGCAATTAACGTTCTTGGCGAAGATCATAAATTAGAAGCTTTACAATTAGAAGAAGCTTTGAAAGTTTTAGGTTGCAGTAATAAACCTGAAGTTATTTTCTATTCTTTCGTTTCTTTACCGGAAGGTAGATTGTCTACACGAAAAGGCAGAGTGGTATATACTGATGATTTAATTGAAGAAGCTATTGCCAGAGCTTATTTAGAAGTAAAAAAGAGGCGTAAAAAATTTGATAAGCATGAGTTTAAAAAAATTTCTGAAGCTGACTTAAAAAAAATCGCAGCGATTATAGGTATAGGGGCCATACGATACAATATTATAAGAGTTCAAAACGAAAAGCCTATAATTTTCAAATGGGAAGAGGCTATTAGCTTTGAGGGAAACAGCGCTCCTTTTGTACAATATTCTCACGCAAGAGCTTGCAGTATATTAAGCAAGAGTAAAGGATACTATAAAAACAAAATAGAGTTGTCTTTGCTTAAAGAAAGGCAGGAATTAGAGCTTGTGAAAATTCTTGCTAGATTTCCTAAAGTAATTAAAGATGTTGGAAGCTCAAGAAAAGTTTACAAACTTGCAAACTATGTCTTTGAGCTTGCGACACAATTCAATCAATTCTATCGTGATGTGCCCGTATTGAAAGCTGAGCCAAAAGAGCTAAGAGATGCTAGACTTGCACTTGTAGATGCTACTAGAATAGTGTTAAGAAATGCACTTGAGCTCCTTGGTATTGAAGCGCCTGAGGAAATGTAA
- the ftsZ gene encoding cell division protein FtsZ: protein MEALLESAVLSQEKIDYTELGIPKIFVVGIGGAGSNSVTRLNRLGIKGATTVAINTDHQHLKITEADKKILIGAGITHGLGAGGYPAIGEHCALLARNEIEEVLSPADLVFTLAGLGGGTGTGVTPVVAEIAKKKGAVLVAIVTTPFDFELGAGKKRALACIEKLRRISDSLIILDNNKLIKFFPNLPLEKGFLVMDQLIAEAVKGLSESITGASEFNLDYADVKTILTGSGLSVMLYGESFGDPDKVVIDTLNHPFLDVDYKGAVGALIHITGGKNLTIRDLNKIVEGITKELDSQGSVKWGARIDESCGDRIKVMSIVTGVQSPQIFSPLR, encoded by the coding sequence ATGGAAGCTCTATTAGAAAGCGCTGTCTTAAGCCAAGAAAAAATAGATTATACCGAGTTAGGCATTCCTAAAATATTTGTAGTCGGCATTGGTGGCGCAGGAAGTAATAGCGTTACCCGCTTAAACAGACTCGGTATAAAAGGAGCTACTACAGTTGCAATCAATACAGATCATCAGCATTTGAAAATAACAGAAGCTGATAAGAAAATACTTATTGGTGCTGGTATAACTCATGGGTTAGGCGCTGGAGGCTATCCTGCAATTGGCGAGCATTGCGCATTACTTGCAAGAAATGAAATTGAGGAAGTTTTGAGCCCTGCAGACTTAGTATTCACTCTTGCAGGTCTAGGTGGCGGTACAGGTACAGGCGTAACCCCTGTTGTTGCAGAAATAGCTAAGAAAAAAGGTGCTGTGCTTGTAGCTATTGTCACTACCCCTTTCGACTTCGAACTCGGCGCTGGAAAAAAGAGAGCTTTGGCATGTATAGAAAAATTGCGCAGAATATCAGACAGCCTCATTATTCTAGATAACAACAAGCTAATAAAATTCTTTCCCAACCTCCCTTTAGAAAAAGGTTTCCTCGTTATGGATCAACTTATTGCAGAAGCAGTTAAAGGATTAAGTGAAAGTATTACTGGTGCATCTGAGTTCAATCTAGATTATGCAGATGTAAAAACCATACTTACAGGTAGTGGTTTGTCAGTAATGCTCTACGGTGAATCTTTCGGCGACCCTGATAAAGTTGTAATAGATACTCTAAACCATCCTTTTTTAGATGTGGATTATAAAGGGGCTGTAGGTGCACTTATTCATATAACCGGCGGCAAAAATTTGACTATAAGAGATTTGAACAAAATAGTAGAAGGTATAACAAAAGAGCTAGATTCGCAGGGTAGTGTTAAGTGGGGCGCTAGAATTGACGAAAGCTGCGGCGATAGAATTAAAGTAATGAGTATTGTTACAGGAGTGCAGAGCCCACAAATTTTTTCTCCTTTACGATGA
- a CDS encoding 30S ribosomal protein S8e, protein MALWHGKSRRKSSGGILKLSRKKRKYEIGREKRETGLGEHKTQVFRVRGNNQKIRVLRAGVANVMTKSKKAQKSKIIAVLENRANPHYMRRNIITKGAVIQTELGKALVTSRPGQHGVINCVLLE, encoded by the coding sequence ATGGCACTATGGCATGGCAAATCTAGAAGGAAGAGTTCAGGCGGAATATTGAAGCTGAGCAGAAAGAAGCGAAAATATGAGATCGGCAGGGAGAAGCGCGAGACAGGCTTGGGTGAGCACAAAACGCAGGTTTTTAGAGTGCGCGGCAATAACCAGAAAATAAGAGTGCTGAGAGCCGGAGTTGCAAATGTAATGACTAAATCAAAGAAAGCACAGAAATCTAAAATTATTGCAGTATTAGAGAACAGAGCAAATCCTCACTATATGAGAAGGAATATTATCACAAAAGGTGCTGTGATTCAAACCGAGCTTGGCAAAGCACTTGTTACCTCGCGACCAGGACAGCATGGTGTAATTAATTGCGTGCTTCTTGAGTGA
- a CDS encoding ribbon-helix-helix protein, CopG family, which produces MKKTEKLTIRFPREILDRLTEVAQRRDITISELVRENLSEYLQSEYSELYQERITVRLPADHLDKLKVLVQSRDAFSVENAIQLAVKDYIARRPKEMIQEREILRKISEQRGLIESAQESAKRKLKR; this is translated from the coding sequence ATGAAAAAAACAGAGAAGCTTACCATAAGATTTCCAAGAGAGATTCTTGATAGACTAACTGAAGTAGCGCAGCGTAGAGATATAACAATTTCAGAGCTTGTAAGAGAGAACTTATCTGAGTATCTGCAGTCAGAATATTCTGAGCTATATCAAGAAAGAATCACAGTGCGACTACCGGCAGATCACTTAGACAAGCTCAAAGTGCTAGTTCAATCCCGCGATGCCTTCTCTGTTGAGAATGCAATTCAACTTGCGGTAAAGGATTACATTGCTAGAAGACCAAAAGAAATGATTCAAGAGAGGGAAATACTTAGAAAAATTTCCGAGCAAAGAGGTCTTATAGAAAGTGCTCAAGAAAGTGCCAAGCGAAAACTGAAAAGATAG